A window of the Lactuca sativa cultivar Salinas chromosome 7, Lsat_Salinas_v11, whole genome shotgun sequence genome harbors these coding sequences:
- the LOC111879586 gene encoding probable 1-deoxy-D-xylulose-5-phosphate synthase 2, chloroplastic, whose product MASYGALKAAFHSIDITQDLYSSCSLLNPSSNTIMRLKKRKFMGIVAVAKFKPNEHEEMKTTNGSMGTTLKYSGEKPNTPILDTINYPIHMKNLNVEELENLADELREEIVYTVSKTGGHLSSNLGVVELTISLHYVFDTPDDKIIWDVGHQSYPHKILTGRRSKMDSIRQTCGLAGFPKRDESSHDAFGVGHSSTSISAGLGMAIGRDLLGKNNHVIAVIGDGAMTAGQAYEAMNNAGYTNSNLIVVLNDNRQVSLPTATLNGPATPVGALSRCLTKLQTSRKFHQLREVAKGVTTKLGDRTHEIATKMDSCMKEMVGDHGASMFEDLGLNYVGPIDGHNLEDLVDVFNKIKSIQDPGPVLIHIVTEKGKGYHPAEIASDKMHGVVKFDTQTGKQVKNKMKTLSYTQYFADSLVAEAEGDDKIIAIHAAMGGGTGLNTFEKQFPLRCFDVGIAEQHAVTFAAGLATEGLKPFCAIYSSFLQRGYDQVVHDVDLQKLPVRFAIDRAGLVGADGPTHCGSFDTTFMACLPNMVVMAPSCESELMHMVATAAAIDDGPSCFRYPRGNGIGSFLPLNNKGTPIEVGRGRVLKEGSRVALLGYGTIVQSCLAARELLQEIGISVTVADARFCKPLDGNLIKKLAREHEVIITVEEGSIGGFGSHVSHFLAMNGLFDGNLKWRAMMLPDRYIEHGAKNHQLEEVGLTPRHIAATALSLIGKSNQISHLLNV is encoded by the exons atggCTTCTTATGGTGCTTTGAAGGCTGCATTTCATTCCATAGATATAACTCAAGATCTTTACAGTTCTTGTAGTTTGCTTAATCCATCATCCAACACAATCATGAGGCTGAAAAAGAGAAAG TTTATGGGAATTGTAGCAGTAGCGAAGTTCAAGCCAAATGAACATGAAGAGATGAAAACCACGAATGGGAGTATGGGAACAACTCTCAAGTACTCTGGGGAGAAACCAAACACTCCGATTTTGGATACTATTAACTACCCGATCCATATGAAGAATCTTAATGTCGAG GAGCTTGAAAATCTAGCTGATGAACTACGGGAAGAGATTGTATATACAGTGTCCAAAACAGGTGGTCACCTGAGTTCAAATTTGGGTGTCGTTGAATTAACTATCTCCCTCCATTATGTTTTTGACACCCCTGACGACAAGATCATTTGGGATGTTGGTCATCAG TCGTATCCACATAAAATATTGACAGGAAGGAGATCGAAAATGGATTCTATCAGACAAACGTGTGGACTTGCAGGCTTCCCTAAGAGAGACGAGAGTTCGCATGATGCTTTTGGTGTTGGCCATAGCTCTACTAGCATTTCTGCTGGTTTAG GAATGGCTATTGGTAGAGATTTGCTGGGCAAAAACAACCATGTAATTGCAGTGATCGGCGATGGAGCCATGACTGCAGGACAAGCATACGAAGCAATGAACAATGCCGGCTACACGAATTCCAATCTCATTGTTGTCTTGAATGACAACCGCCAAGTCTCCCTCCCCACCGCTACTCTTAATGGTCCGGCGACGCCTGTTGGGGCTCTCAGTCGGTGCCTCACAAAGCTGCAAACTAGCCGGAAGTTTCACCAACTTCGTGAAGTTGCAAAG GGAGTAACGACAAAACTGGGGGATAGAACACATGAAATTGCCACAAAAATGGATTCTTGTATGAAAGAAATGGTGGGTGATCATGGAGCTTCCATGTTTGAAGATCTTGGgctcaactatgttggtccaatAGATGGACACAATCTTGAAGATCTTGTCGATGTTTTCAACAAGATTAAGTCCATACAAGATCCAGGACCTGTTCTCATCCATATTGTCACCGAGAAAGGCAAAGGCTATCATCCTGCTGAAATTGCGTCTGACAAAATGCATG GTGTTGTGAAATTTGATACTCAAACGGGTAAACAAGTGAAAAACAAGATGAAAACGCTCTCATATACCCAATATTTTGCGGATTCATTGGTGGCTGAAGCAGAAGGAGATGATAAAATAATAGCTATTCATGCGGCTATGGGAGGAGGCACAGGGCTTAACACATTCGAAAAACAGTTTCCGTTGAGATGTTTTGATGTTGGTATCGCTGAGCAGCATGCTGTTACCTTCGCTGCAGGTTTAGCAACCGAAGGCCTCAAACCATTTTGTGCCATTTATTCATCTTTCTTACAAAGAGGTTATGATCAA GTAGTTCATGATGTGGATCTTCAGAAGCTTCCAGTGAGATTTGCTATTGATAGAGCCGGTTTGGTTGGAGCAGATGGGCCAACTCATTGTGGTTCATTCGATACAACTTTCATGGCTTGTTTACCAAACATGGTGGTGATGGCTCCTTCGTGTGAGTCTGAGCTCATGCACATGGTTGCCACAGCTGCTGCCATTGATGATGGTCCAAGTTGCTTTAGGTACCCGAGAGGCAATGGAATAGGTTCATTTCTTCCACTTAATAACAAAGGAACCCCTATTGAG GTTGGTAGGGGAAGAGTTCTTAAGGAAGGAAGTAGAGTGGCGTTATTGGGATATGGAACCATAGTACAAAGTTGTTTAGCAGCAAGAGAACTACTTCAAGAGATCGGTATCTCAGTGACTGTGGCAGATGCTCGATTTTGCAAACCACTCGATGGAAATTTGATCAAGAAATTAGCAAGAGAACATGAGGTCATAATAACTGTTGAAGAAGGATCTATAGGAGGATTCGGTTCTCATGTTTCTCATTTCTTGGCAATGAATGGATTATTCGATGGCAATCTCAAG TGGAGGGCAATGATGTTACCCGATAGGTATATTGAACATGGAGCAAAAAATCACCAGCTTGAAGAGGTTGGTCTCACCCCAAGGCATATTGCAGCAACGGCTTTGTCGTTGATTGGCAAGAGCAACCAGATATCACATCTTTTGAATGTATAG